A genomic stretch from Vicia villosa cultivar HV-30 ecotype Madison, WI unplaced genomic scaffold, Vvil1.0 ctg.003014F_1_1, whole genome shotgun sequence includes:
- the LOC131640236 gene encoding uncharacterized protein LOC131640236 yields the protein MMNHDDDDNDAVMDDSLSQQPSSSPSSPLTPIPFEYTPPTHPFNPPTFFSDILHPGVPPPAAAPLSYEDEQDMVISPSWLTLALPYYSPSPQPQLLTPSLSPPRAIVPAASVSYEEEEDMVSTSSWLTLSLPYYSPSLPPPPQPLPVEYRSPSTPSISPPNAIISSNSEEQGSPSSIQPPFPWATSKPATVHTLDHLLYDLNIKTIPGTLECKSCKFQQTDFRFDLLEKFEKVASFFMEENMNYRAPDVWMKPVFPNCGRCGEKSTMKPLIGKAEEIDWLFLFLGEMIGCCNLDHLRYFCQHANIHRTGAKDRLLYHTYLGLCKQLHPQ from the coding sequence ATGATGaaccatgatgatgatgataacgaTGCTGTTATGGATGACTCACTCTCACAACAaccatcttcatcaccttcatcacCCCTTACACCTATACCATTTGAATACACACCTCCAACCCACCCTTTTAACCCACCAACATTCTTTTCGGACATCTTGCACCCTGGTGTTCCTCCTCCTGCTGCGGCACCACTTTCATATGAAGATGAACAAGATATGGTGATTTCACCTTCATGGCTTACACTTGCACTTCCATATTATTCACCGTCACCACAACCTCAGCTGTTAACTCCTTCTCTTTCTCCTCCACGTGCTATTGTTCCTGCTGCTTCAGTTtcatatgaagaagaagaagatatggtGAGTACATCATCATGGCTTACACTTTCACTTCCATATTATTCACCATCACTACCACCACCACCTCAGCCATTACCGGTTGAATACAGATCACCATCAACACCTTCAATTTCTCCTCCTAATGCTATCATTAGTAGCAATAGCGAGGAGCAGGGAAGTCCTTCAAGTATTCAACCACCATTCCCATGGGCAACTTCAAAGCCCGCCACAGTTCACACTCTAGATCACTTGTTGTATGATTTGAATATAAAGACTATTCCAGGTACTCTGGAATGCAAGTCTTGTAAGTTTCAACAGACTGACTTTCGTTTTGATTTGCTTGAAAAGTTTGAGAAAGTGGCAAGTTTCTTCATGGAGGAAAATATGAATTATCGTGCACCTGATGTCTGGATGAAACCGGTGTTTCCAAACTGCGGGAGGTGCGGGGAAAAAAGCACAATGAAGCCGTTGATTGGAAAGGCAGAAGAGATCGATTGGCTGTTTTTGTTTTTGGGTGAGATGATAGGGTGTTGCAATCTTGACCATTTGAGGTATTTTTGCCAACATGCTAACATTCATAGAACAGGTGCCAAAGATAGATTGCTATATCACAC